The following are encoded in a window of Manihot esculenta cultivar AM560-2 chromosome 8, M.esculenta_v8, whole genome shotgun sequence genomic DNA:
- the LOC110620644 gene encoding uncharacterized protein LOC110620644, protein MSRLAPLSEEPINEEEDNSNNCSKKGHKSWKNWLKSHFSLVFNKKSDLKILLSVLGCPLFPVSVLPKLPINQVSSSAQYIIQHFTAATGCRKLEGRVKNIFATGKVAMAMVDEPGGSPGLAAGATGDLQKGCFVMWQMVPNKWLIELVVSGHKVVAGSDGNVAWRHTPWLGAHAAKGCVRPLRRTLQGLDPMAISTVFSTAQYMGEKCISGTDCFALKLSAELADLADRSDSTAEMIKHVVFGYFSQRSGLLVYLEDSYLTRIQSPGSYPTYWETSIASKINDYRTVEGVMIAHGGQSSVMITRFGDNLKSGLSITRMEETWSIDDLAFNVEGLSMDCFIPPKEVQKDDPEEKLDWS, encoded by the exons atgaGTAGGCTTGCACCATTGTCAGAAGAACCCATTAACGAAGAAGAAGACAATAGCAACAACTGCTCAAAGAAAGGCCACAAGTCATGGAAGAATTGGCTCAAGTCTCATTTCTCTCTTGTCTTCAACAAAAAATCTGACTTAAAGATTCTCTTAAGTGTTCTTGGTTGCCCTCTCTTTCCAGTCTCCGTCCTCCCCAAACTCCCCATCAATCAG GTGTCCTCCTCAGCTCAATACATTATACAACACTTCACTGCGGCAACCGGTTGCCGGAAATTAGAAGGGAGAGTCAAAAACATATTTGCCACCGGAAAGGTCGCAATGGCTATGGTGGATGAGCCAGGCGGCTCACCCGGCTTAGCGGCTGGAGCCACCGGCGATTTACAAAAGGGGTGCTTTGTAATGTGGCAAATGGTCCCTAATAAGTGGCTAATTGAGCTAGTTGTCAGCGGCCACAAGGTTGTTGCCGGTAGTGATGGTAATGTCGCTTGGCGCCATACACCGTGGCTCGGCGCCCATGCCGCCAAAGGCTGCGTCCGACCTCTTCGCCGAACTCTTCAG GGATTAGATCCTATGGCAATATCAACAGTATTCTCTACAGCACAGTACATGGGAGAAAAATGCATCTCAGGAACTGATTGTTTTGCACTGAAATTGTCTGCTGAGCTAGCAGACTTAGCTGATAGAAGTGATAGCACAGCAGAAATGATCAAACATGTAGTTTTTGGCTATTTCAGCCAGAGAAGTGGGCTACTCGTTTACCTAGAGGACTCATACTTGACCCGAATTCAATCTCCGGGTTCCTACCCTACATATTGGGAAACCAGCATCGCCTCCAAAATCAACGACTACCGGACAGTAGAAGGCGTGATGATCGCCCACGGCGGTCAATCTAGTGTGATGATCACAAGATTTGGAGATAACTTGAAATCTGGCCTTTCCATTACAAGAATGGAGGAGACTTGGAGCATTGATGATTTAGCTTTTAATGTTGAAGGGTTATCAATGGATTGCTTCATTCCTCCTAAAGAAGTGCAAAAAGATGATCCTGAAGAGAAACTAGACTGGAGTTGA
- the LOC110620325 gene encoding histone-lysine N-methyltransferase ATXR4, with amino-acid sequence MSCLLRYSRWLSRFKSRQSQKNQLLAFSSEAATEKPRPPPIRVGLTESAGRGVFATRRIGAGDVIHSAKPIVSHPSLSSISTVCYFCLKKLNFVEFKSQSVAFCSSECELNAKVFYDVETKGDWLAFDDYCRTQGLKYPLVVKRLACLVISGAASAESLDILQPASLSREMILEMEEGFGLLKSGFVNSNIADEQIAFLTKQWYINVLARIRINAFRIELAVGLHEDLLSSAAACIEAEAAVGSAVYMLPSFYNHDCDPNTHIIWIENADARLKALRDIEADEELRICYIDASMDHDARQKILLQGFGFKCNCLRCMSGE; translated from the exons ATGTCATGTTTGCTCCGGTATAGCCGATGGCTTTCGCGCTTCAAAAGCCGGCAATCCCAAAAGAATCAACTTCTGGCATTTTCCTCCGAAGCAGCCACTGAGAAACCCAGACCTCCTCCGATCCGTGTCGGACTTACTGAGTCGGCTGGTCGAGGCGTGTTCGCCACCCGGAGAATCGGTGCCGGAGACGTCATACACAGTGCCAAACCGATTGTTTCTCATCCTTCTCTCTCGAGTATTAGTACTGTCTGTTATTTTTGCCTCAAGAAGCTGAATTTTGTGGAGTTTAAAAGCCAGAGTGTTGCGTTTTGCAGTTCAGAGTGCGAACTGAATGCTAAG gtgttttatgatgtagagaCAAAGGGAGATTGGCTAGCTTTTGATGACTATTGCCG GACCCAAGGTCTAAAGTATCCACTTGTGGTAAAACGGTTGGCTTGTTTGGTTATATCAGGAGCTGCATCTGCTGAAAGTCTTGACATACTTCAACCTGCTAGTTTATCTCGTGAGATGATTTTAGAG ATGGAAGAGGGCTTTGGTTTGCTGAAGAGTGGCTTTGTTAACTCAAATATTGCTGATGAACAGATAGCAT TCTTAACCAAGCAATGGTACATTAATGTGCTGGCACGCATTCGTATCAATGCATTTCGTATTGAATTGGCTGTAGGATTGCATGAAGATCTTTTGTCATCAGCCGCTGCCTGTATAGAGGCTGAAGCTGCTGTGGGAAGTGCTGTTTATATGCTTCCATCCTTTTACAATCATGACTGTG ATCCTAATACACACATTATATGGATAGAGAATGCAGATGCAAGATTGAAGGCTCTTCGAGATATTGAAGCAG ATGAAGAGCTCCGGATCTGCTATATAGATGCCAGTATGGATCATGATGCTCGACAAAAAATCTTGCTTCAAGGGTTTGGCTTTAAGTGCAATTGCCTTCGGTGTATGTCAGGAGAATAA